The proteins below come from a single Metarhizium brunneum chromosome 1, complete sequence genomic window:
- the tef5 gene encoding Elongation factor 1-beta, which translates to MGFTDFLSDAGLTLLNNWVQTRSYIAGYSATQADVACFKALKEAPDAKKFPNAARWYKHIATFEHEFASLSGDASKPYTVYGPDVAEVTLNPAKAPAAADDDDDVDLFGSDEEDDAEAERVREERLAEYRKKKEAKPKTIAKSVVTLDVKPWDDETDMVGLESSVRGIEKDGLVWGASKLVPVGFGIKKLQINLVVEDEKISLDELQEEIQDFEDYVQSTDVAAMQKL; encoded by the exons ATGGGTTTCACTGATTTCCTCTCCGATGCTGGCCTAACCC TCTTGAACAACTGGGTTCAGACTCGCTCTTATATTGCTGG CTACTCTGCCACCCAGGCTGATGTTGCATgcttcaaggccttgaaggAGGCTCCCGACGCCAAGAAGTTCCCCAACGCTGCCCGTTGGTACAAGCACATCGCTACCTTCGAGCATGAGTTCGCTTCCCTCTCTGGCGATGCTAGCAAGCCCTACACCGTCTACGGCCCCGATGTCGCCGAAGTCACTTTGAACCCCGCCAAGGCCCCCGCTGCCgcggacgacgacgacgatgtcgaCCTGTTCGGCTccgatgaggaggatgatgctGAGGCTGAGCGTGTCCGCGAGGAGCGTCTAGCCGAATaccgcaagaagaaggaggctAAACCTAAGACTATTGCCAAGTCTGTTGTCACCCTTGACGTTAAGCCTTGGG ATGATGAGACTGATATGGTTGGCCTCGAGTCTTCCGTCCGTGGCATTGAGAAGGACGGTCTGGTCTGGGGTGCTTCCAAGCTGGTCCCTGTCGGTTTCGGTATCAAGAAGCTCCAGAtcaacctcgtcgtcgaggacgagaagaTCTCCTTGGATGAGCTCCAAGAGGAGATCCAGGATTTTGAGGACTACGTCCAGTCCACCGACGTTGCCGCCATGCAGAAGCTCTAA
- the spe-1 gene encoding Ornithine decarboxylase: MSMKKPLLADYLHNNVFIDPKQLIGEALHNRAESVDHELCEPGDEDTFFVADLGEVYRQHLRWKKNLPRIKPFYAVKCNPDPKVLRLLAELGAGFDCASKGEIEQVLAMGTTPERIIYAQPCKTNSYVRFVKNAGVKQMTFDNADELYKIAKLYPEAELFLRIMTDDASSLCRLSMKFGAAMDTTESLLAVAKNLGLNVVGVSFHVGSGASDPLAFYKAVRDAHAVFQQAAEFGFTMRTLDVGGGFCGDTFEQMSSVLRDALDEFFPAGNGIDIIAEPGRYYVSTAFTIACNIIARRTVEDPTLDGKGYMVYINDGVYGNFSSIMFDHQHPVAKILRSNGRTLYNTASANACSAGEGVEYSVWGPTCDGIDRISESIRFETILNVGDWLYFEDMGAYTKCSATQFNGFSNSHDVIYVCSEPGAKFLLNM; encoded by the exons ATGTCAATGAAGAAGCCGCTTTTGGCGGACTACCTTCATAACAATGTTTTCATTGACCCAAAGCAGCTAATTGGCGAGGCCCTTCACAATCGTGCGGAGTCTGTTGACCATGAGCTCTGCGAACCTGGCGATGAGGATACCTTCTTTGTCGCTGACCTTGGCGAGGTCTATCGGCAGCACCTCCGATGGAAGAAGAATCTGCCTCGCATCAAACCGTTTTATG CCGTCAAGTGCAACCCGGACCCCAAGGTGCTCCGTCTTTTGGCTGAACTTGGCGCCGGATTTGACTGTGCCTCCAAGGGGGAGATTGAGCAGGTGCTAGCTATGGGAACCACCCCTGAGCGCATCATCTATGCTCAGCCATGCAAGACGAACTCGTACGTTCGCTTCGTTAAGAATGCGGGGGTTAAGCAGATGACATTTGACAACGCCGACGAACTGTACAAGATTGCGAAGCTCTACCCGGAAGCCGAGCTGTTCCTGCGCATCATGACCGACGATGCCTCTagcctttgccgcctcaGCATGAAGTTTGGTGCTGCCATGGATACCACTGAGAGCCTGCTGGCTGTCGCCAAGAACCTAGGGCTTAACGTGGTCGGTGTTAGCTTCCACGTCGGATCTGGTGCTTCCGACCCCCTTGCCTTCTACAAGGCCGTTCGGGATGCCCACGCCGTGTTCCAGCAAGCTGCTGAGTTTGGCTTTACCATGCGCACCCTTGACGTGGGTGGTGGGTTCTGTGGAGATACATTTGAGCAGATGTCGAGTGTTCTTCGTGATGCGTTGGACGAGTTTTTCCCTGCCGGTAACGGTATCGACATCATTGCCGAGCCGGGCCGTTACTATGTCTCCACGGCGTTCACCATTGCCTGCAACATCATTGCTCGCCGTACTGTTGAGGACCCTACCCTTGATGGCAAGGGCTACATGGTCTACATCAACGATGGTGTTTATGGCAACTTCTCCAGCATCATGTTTGATCACCAGCACCCGGTAGCTAAGATCCTCCGATCGAACGGACGCACACTCTACAATACGGCGTCAGCTAACGCCTGCAGCGCTGGCGAGGGAGTCGAATACTCGGTCTGGGGCCCCACTTGTGATGGTATTGATCGCATCAGTGAGAGCATTCGTTTCGAGACTATCCTCAACGTTGGTGACTGGCTATACTTTGAGGATATGGGTGCGTACACCAAGTGCTCGGCCACCCAGTTCAATGGATTCTCCAACTCTCACGATGTCATCTATGTGTGCAGCGAACCTGGGGCCAAGTTTCTTTTGAACATGTAG
- the CYM1 gene encoding Mitochondrial presequence protease, with amino-acid sequence MLRNAANAARKAVTELSQYPKPGDKLHGFTLVRSKHVPELELTALHLQHDKTGADYLHIAREDSNNVFSIGFKTNPPDDTGVPHILEHTTLCGSNKYPIRDPFFKMLPRTLSNFMNAFTASDHTFYPFATTNAQDFKNLMSVYLDSTLHPLLKQSDFTQEGWRIGPENPLGETAESKKLVFKGVVYNEMKGQMSDAGYLFYIRFQDHIFPAINNSGGDPQKITDLTYDQLKNFHANHYHPSNSKLFTYGDMPLFDHLQELDARLQAFAKKNIDEEIHQPIDLDGPYEVTLKGPMDPLVDPDRQYKTSVSWITGDTTDVVESFSIALLSTLLMDGYGSPLYRGLIETGMGADWSPNAGYDSSAKRGILSIGLTGVQESDVPKLKETVQGILKQARDNGFDKTKIDGALHQLELSLKHKTANFGFSMLNRLKPKWFNGTDPFDSLAWNDTISAFRAKLAEGGYLEGLIDRYLLNDNTMIFTMAPSITFGEDLAREEQQRLSSRIDDAIQSAGGEEKARQKFEQQEQELLVEQNKTNSEDLSCLPTVHVKDIPRAKEPVVVRDEVQNGTAIQWHEAPTNGLTYFRGINTLENLPDDLRELVPLFTDSIMRLGTKDMAMEQLEDLIKLTTGGVSVGYHSTPSPTDYSASSEGIVFTGMALDRNVPVMFDILHKLVLETNFDAPETALRIRQLLQASADGIVNDIASSGHRFAVGYAESSITRSAWLRQQVAGLSQVKLVTRLAGRPESDQFEDVISKLKQIQQFALSSDNMRTAITCGTESVTQNSNSLQSFMKALPQGVSDLKNPEPRRLPTDRKTFFPLPYQVYYGGLSVPTVSYTAPDGAPLQILSQLLTHKYLHHEIREKGGAYGGGAMYKPLDGLFGFYSYRDPNPQNTMSIMRNAGRWAVNKEWSDRDLEEAKISVFQAVDAPKAVNQEGMGKFLSGITEDMRQKKRYQLLDVSKDQVKEAAQKYLVDAIERGEERTAFLGERQSWVDDSWKTQEMNVAVGE; translated from the coding sequence ATGCTTCGAAATGCTGCCAACGCAGCTCGCAAAGCTGTTACAGAGCTGTCGCAATATCCCAAGCCAGGCGACAAGCTTCATGGCTTCACCCTTGTGCGCTCCAAACATGTCCCTGAGTTGGAACTGACGGCATTGCATCTGCAACACGATAAGACTGGTGCTGACTACCTGCACATTGCTCGAGAAGACAGCAACAATGTTTTCTCCATCGGCTTTAAGACGAACCCTCCGGACGACACCGGTGTTCCGCATATTCTCGAGCACACGACTCTATGCGGTAGCAACAAGTATCCCATTCGCGATCCCTTTTTCAAGATGCTACCCCGGACTCTTTCCAACTTCATGAACGCCTTTACAGCCTCCGACCACACTTTTTACCCGTTTGCGACCACAAATGCGCAGGACTTCAAGAATCTCATGTCTGTATATCTGGATTCTACCTTGCATCCACTGCTTAAACAGTCTGATTTCACCCAAGAGGGGTGGAGGATTGGGCCCGAGAACCCTCTTGGAGAGACTGCCGAGAGCAAGAAACTGGTGTTTAAGGGTGTGGTGTACAATGAAATGAAGGGTCAAATGTCGGATGCTGGGTATCTCTTCTACATTCGTTTCCAGGATCACATATTTCCGGCTATCAATAACTCAGGTGGCGACCCTCAAAAGATTACCGACCTGACTTATGACCAGCTCAAAAATTTCCACGCCAACCACTACCACCCTAGCAACTCCAAGCTGTTTACCTACGGTGACATGCCCTTGTTTGACCATTTGCAAGAGTTAGATGCTAGATTGCAGGCGTTTGCAAAGAAAAATATCGACGAAGAAATTCACCAACCAATAGACCTTGATGGCCCTTACGAAGTCACACTCAAGGGCCCCATGGATCCCCTTGTCGACCCTGATCGTCAGTATAAGACTTCAGTGTCATGGATCACTGGAGATACTACTGATGTCGTCGAGTCTTTCTCCATCGCATTACTCTCTACCCTTCTGATGGATGGCTATGGCTCGCCTCTCTATCGCGGCCTAATCGAGACTGGCATGGGAGCTGACTGGAGCCCGAATGCGGGATATGATAGCTCTGCCAAGCGAGGAATTCTTTCCATTGGCCTGACTGGAGTCCAAGAATCCGATGTTCCCAAGCTGAAGGAAACAGTCCAAGGAATATTGAAGCAGGCTCGTGATAATGGCTTCGACAAAACTAAGATTGATGGGGCGTTGCACCAATTAGAGCTGTCTCTGAAGCACAAGACCGCCAATTTTGGGTTCTCTATGCTCAATAGACTTAAGCCAAAGTGGTTCAATGGAACCGACCCGTTTGACTCTCTCGCCTGGAACGACACCATCTCAGCATTCCGGGCGAAGCTGGCCGAAGGCGGTTATCTCGAGGGTCTTATTGACAGGTACCTACTTAACGACAATACCATGATCTTCACAATGGCACCGTCTATTACTTTTGGAGAGGACCTTGCAAGGGAAGAACAGCAGCGTCTTTCTTCCAGGATTGATGATGCTATTCAGAGCGCTGGGGGCGAGGAGAAGGCTCGACAGAAGTttgagcagcaagagcaGGAGCTTCTTGTCGAGCAAAATAAGACCAATTCCGAAGATCTCAGCTGTCTGCCGACTGTCCACGTGAAAGATATTCCAAGAGCGAAAGAGCCAGTAGTTGTGCGTGACGAAGTTCAAAATGGCACAGCAATTCAATGGCATGAGGCACCCACGAATGGATTGACCTATTTCCGTGGCATCAATACCTTGGAAAATTTACCCGACGATCTTAGAGAACTTGTTCCTCTCTTCACGGATAGCATTATGCGCCTTGGAACTAAGGATATGGCCATGGAGCAGCTCGAGGACCTGATCAAGCTGACCACTGGCGGAGTCTCTGTGGGATACCATTCCACTCCATCACCCACCGACTACAGTGCATCTAGCGAAGGCATCGTTTTTACTGGCATGGCCTTGGATCGAAATGTCCCTGTCATGTTCGATATTCTCCACAAGCTAGTCCTAGAGACGAATTTTGATGCTCCTGAGACAGCCCTCCGTATTAGACAgctgctccaagcctccgCGGATGGCATTGTTAACGATATTGCCTCGTCGGGCCATCGCTTTGCTGTGGGCTATGCTGAATCAAGCATTACACGAAGCGCATGGCTACGCCAACAAGTTGCCGGTCTTTCCCAGGTTAAACTAGTAACTCGGCTAGCCGGGCGCCCAGAGTCCGATCAGTTTGAAGACGTCATCAGCAAATTGAAGCAAATCCAACAGTTTGCCCTGTCAAGCGACAACATGCGAACGGCAATCACCTGTGGTACCGAGAGCGTAACCCAAAACTCTAACTCCCTCCAGTCCTTTATGAAGGCTCTCCCTCAAGGTGTTTCGGATTTGAAGAACCCGGAGCCGCGGAGACTCCCCACTGACCGCAAGACTTTTTTCCCCCTACCTTATCAAGTATATTATGGAGGATTGTCTGTACCGACAGTGTCCTACACGGCGCCTGATGGCGCGCCGCTTCAAATACTCTCACAGCTCCTCACCCACAAGTACCTGCATCACGAGATTCGCGAGAAGGGCGGAGCCTACGGTGGTGGAGCCATGTACAAGCCGCTAGATGGTCTGTTTGGCTTCTACTCTTACCGTGACCCTAATCCCCAAAATACCATGAGCATTATGCGAAATGCGGGCAGGTGGGCCGTCAATAAAGAATGGTCGGATCGTGATCTAGAGGAGGCCAAGATTTCAGTCTTCCAGGCCGTCGATGCACCTAAGGCTGTCAACCAAGAGGGCATGGGCAAATTCCTCTCCGGCATCACGGAGGACATGAGACAAAAGAAGAGGTATCAACTCCTGGATGTGTCAAAGGACCAGGTCAAGGAAGCTGCGCAGAAATATCTCGTAGACGCAATAGAAAGAGGTGAGGAGCGTACGGCTTTCCTCGGCGAGCGTCAGTCATGGGTGGATGATTCGTGGAAGACGCAGGAGATGAATGTCGCAGTTGGCGAATGA
- the Txlna gene encoding Alpha-taxilin, which yields MPSGQVEPALTNGHDGHVHSAPVPGKKGKGKKAIDSSEASRLLQARISQLEQDAAGEKDQELEIEREVKRANRDLMQQVAKMDDMQKIEHLTKRSSELLADMRRLEKENQRNKKRGDTLQKERDSGRTELGKTVGLKEKLEKLCRELQRDNNKMKNENKELQTTQKRNNVSWDEKFSTVLSKLEGYQEEKDTPRKQVVDMEVDELFRVRFKSFIEQYELRELHFHSLMRTKELEVQYHQSRYEREKKTAEAEASKARHLQAQVQAFTKTETELRNQLNTYVEKFKQGLKVEDTLNNSNDLFLSFRKEMEDMSKKGKRLEKENEALKRQKDATAANIIRMAEERQGWKKQVDSAEKKVNKLMSIIQQMQHQGRKGPPGLASVMENAYSENQGGAEGDDESDYSNEGEDEELSEFDDDTEEEPQPVQKQAAPVPYGPERPPAPTQQQATAATNGH from the exons ATGCCTTCGGGTCAAGTAGAACCAGCATTGACTAACGGTCAcgatggccatgttcatTCCGCGCCTGTGCCGGGTAAgaaggggaaggggaagaaagCCATCGACTCGTCGGAAGCATCACGGCTGCTCCAGGCCCGTATCTCTCAGCTGGAGCAGGATGCCGCTGGAgaaaaagaccaagaacTCGAGATCG AACGGGAAGTCAAAAGAGCCAACCGAGATTTGATGCAACAGGTCGCCAAAATGGACGATATGCAGAAAATTGAACACCTGACGAAACGCTCCAGTGAACTCCTGGCTGATATGCGACGCCTTGAGAAGGAGAACCAAAGGAACAAGAAGCGAGGCGATACTCTGCAAAAGGAGCGAGATAGCGGCCGAACCGAGCTTGGCAAGACAGTCGGGTTGAAGGAGAAGCTTGAAAAACTGTGTCGTGAGTTACAGCGGGACAACAATAAGATGAAG AATGAGAACAAAGAACTCCAGACTACACAGAAGCGGAATAATGTTTCCTGGGATGAGAAATTCTCCACCGTTTTATCTAAATTAGAAGGCTACCAGGAAGAGAAAGACACCCCGCGAAAACAGGTGGTGGACATGGAAGTTGATGAACT ATTCCGTGTCAGGTTCAAGTCTTTCATCGAACAATACGAACTGCGTGAGCTACATTTCCACTCCCTTATGCGAACGAAGGAACTGGAAGTTCAGTATCATCAGTCACGATATGAACGAGAGAAGAAAACCGCGGAGGCCGAGGCGAGCAAAGCGCGCCACCTGCAAGCCCAAGTACAAGCTTTTACCAAGACGGAAACTGAGCTTCGAAATCAGTTGAATACCTATGTTGAGAAGTTCAAACAG GGGCTCAAGGTTGAGGATACTCTGAACAATAGTAACGATTTGTTCTTGTCGTTTCGAAAGGAAATGGAAGACATGTCCAAGAAGGGCAAGCGACTGGAAAAGGAGAACGAAGCGCTTAAGAGACAGAAGGATGCAACGGCCGCTAACATCATCCGCATGGCTGAAGAACGTCAAGGGTGGAAGAAGCAAGTGGACTCTGCCGAGAAAAAAGTGAACAAACTCATGAGTATCATACAGCAGATGCAGCACCAGGGACGAAAGGGTCCTCCAGGACTAGCCAGCGTCATGGAAAACGCGTATTCagaaaaccaaggaggagctgagggcgacgacgagagcgACTATTCAAACGAaggcgaagatgaagaaCTGAGCGAGTTCGATGACGATACTGAGGAAGAGCCTCAACCTGTGCAGAAACAGGCCGCGCCAGTGCCGTACGGACCAGAAcggccaccagcaccaactCAGCAGCAAGCAACTGCAGCTACCAACGGACATTAG
- the STE24 gene encoding CAAX prenyl protease 1, whose product MDFLQRLARYLDRPLFPWKKLILGFSVGQYLFESFLTLRQYRILQQTKPPAVLSKEISQETFDKSQAYGRAKAQFEIISGLWAQIQNVAFIQLDVLPKLWSWTGDLLLKWAPSRFTGEISHSILFVLTFIVIQQFLSLPTRVYSTFVLEEKFGFNKQTPKLFITDMIKTNLLTVALVPPILAAFLKIIQKTGNQFVFYLWVFSAGLQLFTTTAYPIFIQPLFNKLSPLEEGELKTKVEGLALSHKFPLQELFVIDGSKRSAHSNAYFYGLPWKKHIVIYDTLIEKTKTDEIIAILAHELGHWKLGHTTRLFGIAQAHLLYVFSLFSVFINNVSLYNAFGFHTTHPIIIGFILFSDALSPMDTVIKLLLNILSRKFEFEADDFAKGLGFRSQLASSLIKLHAQNLSTMDADWMYASYHFSHPHLSERLKALDWKSKDSLTSEKDREGVATATGRDEL is encoded by the exons ATGGATTTTCTCCAG CGCCTCGCGCGGTACCTCGATCGCCCTCTCTTCCCTTGGAAGAAGCTCATCCTCGGCTTTTCCGTCGGTCAATACCTCTTTGAATCCTTCCTCACCCTTCGCCAATATCGCATTCTCCAACAGACCAAACCCCCCGCCGTGCTCTCCAAGGAAATCTCGCAAGAAACTTTTGACAAGTCTCAAGCCTACGGTCGCGCCAAAGCTCAGTTCGAAATCATCTCCGGCCTCTGGGCCCAGATCCAAAACGTTGCATTCATTCAACTCGATGTCCTCCCAAAGTTGTGGTCCTGGACGGGCGATTTACTCCTCAAATGGGCTCCCTCCAGATTCACTGGCGAAATTAGCCACTCCATCCTCTTTGTTCTCaccttcatcgtcatccaaCAGTTCCTTTCACTCCCCACGCGCGTGTACAGCACTTTTGTGCTGGAGGAGAAGTTTGGTTTCAACAAGCAGACGCCAAAACTATTCATCACCGACATGATCAAGACGAATCTGTTGACGGTTGCCCTCGTGCCCCCTATTCTGGCCGCCTTTTTGAAGATTATCCAGAAGACCGGTAACCAGTTTGTGTTTTATCTTTGGGTCTTTTCTGCTGGCTTGCAGCTATTCACTACGACTGCGTACCCGATCTTTATCCAGCCCCTATTTAACAAATTGTCTCCTCTCGAGGAAGGCGAACTCAAGACCAAGGTTGAGGGGCTGGCTCTTTCTCACAAGTTTCCCCTACAAGAGCTCTTTGTCATTGATGGAAGCAAACGAAGCGCGCACTCGAATGCCTATTTCTACGGTTTGCCTTGGAAGAAGCACATTGTCATTTACGACACCTTGATTGAAAAGACGAAGACCGATGAAATCATTGCCATTCTTGCCCACGAACTCGGTCACTGGAAGCTCGGCCACACAACGCGTCTCTTTGGCATCGCTCAG GCCCATCTCCTTTATGTCTTCTCTCTGTTCTCTGTTTTCATCAACAACGTGTCCCTCTACAATGCGTTTGGCTTCCACACCACCCACCCCATCATTATCGGGTTCATTCTCTTCAGCGACGCCCTCTCCCCAATGGACACTGTCATCAAGCTGCTTCTCAACATCCTCTCTCGCAAATTCGAATTCGAGGCAGACGACTTCGCAAAGGGTCTGGGCTTCCGCTCGCAGCTGGCCTCTTCTCTAATCAAGCTGCACGCTCAGAACCTGAGCACCATGGACGCCGACTGGATGTATGCCAGCTATCACTTCTCGCATCCCCATCTGTCTGAGCGTCTCAAGGCCCTTGATTGGAAGTCAAAGGACTCGCTCACGAGTGAAAAGGATCGGGAGGGTGTTGCGACAGCTACTGGACGTGATGAGTTGTGA